Proteins encoded together in one Shewanella oneidensis MR-1 window:
- a CDS encoding IS5 family transposase — MPKPRYKTTNWKQYNQTLINRGSLTFWIDEDVIAKWKAKVEQPEKGRPRVFSDLAITTALMVKRVLSMPLRALRGFIYSVFKLSDIPLSCPHYTCISKRAKTVNIAFKTKTRGTLEHLAIDSTGLKVYGEGEWEVKKHGTDGKRRVWRKLHIAVDTHSHEIIAAELSLSGVTDAEVMPNLLKQTHRKIRNISGDGAYDTRACHEAVRRKQALVLIPPREGAALWEQGHPRNLAVSWLQLHGSNKQWKKQYGYHRRSISETTMYRIKQLLGGTLCMRNYNAQVEETNTMIRALNKLTGLGMPETHYIL; from the coding sequence GTGCCAAAACCTCGCTATAAAACAACCAACTGGAAGCAATACAACCAAACCCTAATCAATCGTGGCTCGCTGACCTTCTGGATTGATGAGGACGTTATCGCCAAGTGGAAAGCCAAAGTCGAGCAACCAGAGAAAGGCCGCCCTCGCGTGTTTAGTGACTTAGCCATTACCACTGCGCTGATGGTTAAACGTGTTTTATCTATGCCACTACGAGCCCTGCGGGGCTTTATCTACTCAGTGTTTAAACTGAGTGATATTCCGCTTTCGTGCCCGCATTACACTTGCATCAGCAAACGTGCGAAAACGGTCAATATTGCTTTTAAAACCAAGACTCGTGGCACCCTTGAGCACTTGGCTATCGACTCAACGGGCTTAAAGGTTTACGGCGAAGGTGAGTGGGAAGTGAAAAAACATGGCACAGATGGCAAGCGCCGAGTATGGCGTAAACTGCACATTGCCGTCGATACACATAGCCATGAAATTATTGCCGCAGAACTTAGTTTATCGGGTGTAACAGACGCTGAAGTGATGCCAAATTTACTTAAGCAAACCCATCGAAAAATCCGCAATATCTCGGGTGATGGTGCTTACGACACGAGAGCTTGTCACGAAGCCGTTCGTCGAAAACAGGCGTTAGTACTCATTCCGCCTAGAGAAGGTGCAGCGCTCTGGGAACAAGGGCATCCACGTAACTTAGCGGTCAGTTGGCTACAGCTTCATGGTTCAAATAAACAGTGGAAAAAACAGTATGGCTACCATCGACGGTCAATCTCAGAAACCACCATGTACAGGATAAAACAACTGCTAGGTGGCACGTTATGCATGCGAAATTATAACGCTCAGGTGGAAGAAACCAACACAATGATAAGGGCGTTGAATAAACTGACGGGGTTAGGCATGCCTGAAACTCACTATATACTTTGA
- a CDS encoding DUF1456 family protein → MINNDILRRLRFVFDFSNAKMIKIFAKVGREVSTEEMINLLRKEEEEGYKACNDTTLCQFLDGLIIEKRGLREGAEIPKPVSKLNNNLIFKKLRVALEMREEDIVATLALAEVQMSKSELSALFRNPDHKNFKACGDQILRNFIRGLSLKYRGV, encoded by the coding sequence ATGATAAACAATGATATTTTGCGCCGTTTGCGCTTCGTATTCGATTTCAGCAATGCCAAAATGATTAAGATTTTTGCCAAAGTTGGAAGAGAAGTCTCCACCGAAGAGATGATTAACCTACTGCGCAAAGAAGAGGAAGAAGGTTATAAAGCCTGTAACGATACCACCCTATGTCAGTTTTTAGATGGTCTAATCATCGAAAAACGTGGTCTGCGTGAAGGTGCTGAAATCCCCAAACCAGTATCAAAATTAAACAACAACTTAATCTTCAAAAAATTACGTGTTGCCCTCGAAATGCGTGAAGAAGATATTGTGGCCACCCTAGCGCTCGCTGAAGTGCAAATGTCAAAATCTGAGCTTAGCGCGCTATTTCGCAATCCAGATCATAAAAACTTTAAGGCCTGTGGCGATCAGATCCTGCGCAACTTTATCCGTGGTCTGTCATTGAAATATCGCGGCGTATAA
- a CDS encoding DUF4447 family protein: MSKNIGLNAIEMSYLRQSLSLSAAQVGQLTNHSEAEVLAWENAETQAPELAQKKLLDIDDIIEMQVLNTTDGIEALFKKEPKRHLAFVVYPTQAIYTQYNPEFLSSLPLTELYNTAAWRIKKECKLVLEVDVSLINLNVEAYKAYREQNGLSESRESRAKWAATQL, encoded by the coding sequence ATGTCTAAAAATATTGGCTTGAACGCCATCGAAATGAGCTACTTACGCCAATCACTCAGCCTCAGTGCGGCTCAAGTAGGCCAACTGACCAACCACAGCGAAGCTGAAGTGTTGGCATGGGAAAATGCTGAAACACAAGCTCCTGAACTGGCGCAAAAAAAGCTATTAGACATCGACGATATTATCGAGATGCAAGTGCTTAACACCACAGATGGTATCGAAGCCCTCTTCAAAAAAGAGCCTAAGCGTCACTTAGCCTTTGTGGTTTATCCGACCCAAGCGATTTACACCCAATATAACCCTGAATTTTTAAGCTCTCTGCCACTAACAGAGCTTTATAACACCGCGGCATGGCGCATTAAAAAAGAATGCAAACTCGTGCTCGAAGTGGATGTCAGCCTAATCAATTTGAACGTAGAAGCCTATAAAGCTTACCGCGAACAAAACGGACTAAGTGAGAGCCGTGAAAGTCGCGCTAAATGGGCGGCAACTCAGCTATAA
- a CDS encoding PH domain-containing protein, giving the protein MQDNTIHEAEFEANLGLYWLLSGAAYFSLSIIGIPLLLLWFPLGLWGTRRYINNMSARLTSKKLIVRRGILTRTENTVPLDKITDIALIQGPIMRLMGLHKLTVETAGQSGTGSLISLVGIVDAPGFRAQILEQKERLSGLPPQPEAFPVTNDNVLLAQLVEMTASLKRIEALLTSKYNS; this is encoded by the coding sequence ATGCAAGATAACACCATTCATGAAGCGGAATTTGAGGCCAATTTAGGCCTGTATTGGTTGCTCTCTGGGGCGGCTTATTTCAGCCTAAGTATTATTGGTATCCCATTATTATTACTCTGGTTTCCTCTCGGCTTATGGGGAACGCGCCGCTATATCAACAATATGAGCGCGCGTCTCACCAGCAAAAAACTTATCGTGCGTAGGGGCATATTAACGCGCACCGAAAATACCGTTCCCTTAGATAAGATCACCGATATTGCCTTAATCCAAGGTCCGATTATGAGGCTCATGGGCTTACATAAACTCACTGTCGAAACGGCGGGGCAATCGGGAACGGGTTCCTTAATCAGCCTAGTGGGCATAGTCGATGCTCCAGGTTTTAGAGCACAGATTTTGGAGCAAAAAGAGCGCTTGAGTGGCCTCCCCCCACAACCTGAGGCATTTCCCGTCACAAACGATAATGTGCTACTCGCCCAACTGGTAGAAATGACCGCAAGCTTAAAGCGTATCGAAGCCCTACTCACCTCCAAATACAATTCTTAA